One stretch of Halapricum desulfuricans DNA includes these proteins:
- a CDS encoding DUF7314 family protein produces MADEFAKGFGILMTAGLGWMIIAGWYQTPSFSGAQLFGERPSDPGVYAELALTLGDALFWFAVFGALAFWLVIPAGRKLRAEIESRSG; encoded by the coding sequence ATGGCTGACGAATTCGCGAAAGGGTTCGGAATTCTGATGACGGCTGGACTGGGCTGGATGATCATCGCGGGCTGGTACCAGACGCCGAGTTTCTCGGGCGCACAGCTGTTCGGCGAACGGCCGTCTGATCCGGGCGTCTACGCCGAGCTCGCGCTGACGCTCGGCGACGCGCTGTTCTGGTTCGCCGTCTTCGGCGCGCTCGCGTTCTGGCTCGTCATTCCTGCCGGGCGCAAGCTCCGGGCCGAGATCGAATCACGCTCCGGGTAA
- a CDS encoding DUF7315 family membrane protein: protein MSSDTPPRRTSDGSVVVPMRVYKGITVFSTLVATGLVVFGFFMFDAATRLDNPIREAAVWTVGLTGWTPSVGATNVAFGLLGIGIIVLGAGSYVLGTRFKTAEMIDSERKRDTDHEDSQETYDDG from the coding sequence ATGAGCAGCGATACACCACCACGGCGCACGTCCGACGGATCGGTCGTCGTCCCGATGCGCGTCTACAAGGGGATCACCGTCTTCTCGACGCTCGTCGCGACGGGGCTGGTCGTGTTCGGATTCTTCATGTTCGACGCGGCCACCCGGCTGGACAATCCGATCCGCGAGGCGGCCGTCTGGACGGTCGGACTCACCGGATGGACTCCCTCGGTCGGCGCGACCAACGTCGCCTTCGGCCTGCTCGGGATCGGCATCATCGTTCTCGGGGCCGGATCGTACGTCCTCGGCACGCGGTTCAAGACTGCCGAGATGATCGATAGCGAACGGAAGCGTGACACGGACCACGAGGACTCACAGGAGACATACGACGATGGCTGA
- a CDS encoding cytochrome bc complex cytochrome b subunit, with amino-acid sequence MTDDTDTTDERTDGGETGIVPPDDETPTWSERKARKQGLSRLTYEYFERARREDQDLRQQSSYVERDVLGFPAWPHETVRNLSLASFFVGMIIVLSATLPPHIDAPANPSSTPAVILPDWYLYWSFGLLKLGFLNPDLSLLGGEKLMTDRTYGVLANLVVVGIVAIVPFLNKGSARRPVEQPFWASVGVAGVVFAFTIAVLSIKNLVPIEEGLLNDLTFLLPVVAGFISYAVLKSMREGYMFNLNRRYYRLRPPK; translated from the coding sequence ATGACTGACGACACAGACACCACGGACGAACGCACCGACGGCGGCGAGACGGGGATCGTCCCGCCAGACGACGAAACGCCGACCTGGAGCGAGCGCAAGGCCCGCAAGCAGGGGCTGTCGCGGCTCACATACGAGTACTTCGAGCGTGCTCGACGCGAGGATCAGGACCTGCGCCAGCAGTCGAGTTACGTCGAACGGGACGTGCTGGGCTTCCCGGCCTGGCCCCACGAGACGGTCCGCAACCTCTCGCTGGCGAGTTTCTTCGTCGGGATGATCATCGTCCTCTCGGCGACGCTGCCGCCACACATCGACGCGCCGGCCAATCCCAGCAGTACTCCGGCAGTCATCCTGCCTGACTGGTATCTCTACTGGTCGTTTGGCTTGCTCAAGCTCGGCTTTCTCAACCCCGACCTGTCGCTTCTGGGCGGCGAGAAGCTGATGACCGACCGGACCTACGGCGTCCTCGCCAACCTCGTCGTCGTCGGGATCGTCGCCATCGTCCCGTTTCTGAACAAGGGCAGCGCACGCCGGCCGGTCGAACAGCCGTTCTGGGCGTCGGTCGGCGTCGCCGGCGTCGTCTTCGCGTTCACGATTGCCGTCCTCTCGATCAAGAACCTCGTTCCGATCGAGGAGGGGCTGTTGAACGACCTGACCTTCCTGTTGCCGGTCGTCGCCGGGTTCATCAGCTATGCGGTGTTGAAGTCGATGCGCGAGGGCTACATGTTCAACCTCAATCGCCGGTACTACCGGCTCAGACCACCCAAGTGA
- a CDS encoding cytochrome b, with product MSLERKDDHDHGGWLESRDDLSHIETVYLTALMWLDKRLRIVDYLELLEDLYYKVNMQMPKSHTEQYGLDNKFWYWYPLYALGSFSTLAYIVAAISGALLGFYYTPGAGASESASLAYTQIEFIMMDLNFGYFLRSLHRWSAQVMVAAVFLHMLRVYFTGAYKEPRELNWLLGIVLISLTMVFGYTGYLLPWDQLAFWAGQIGVEMSLSIPLIGEWVAQLLFGGFTPNPATLQRMYILHVFFLPFIVTTLIAIHIGIVWMQGIAEPH from the coding sequence ATGAGTCTCGAACGCAAAGACGACCACGACCACGGTGGCTGGCTGGAGAGCCGCGACGACCTCTCGCACATCGAGACCGTCTACCTGACCGCGCTGATGTGGCTCGACAAGCGGCTTCGCATCGTCGACTACCTGGAGCTGCTCGAAGACCTCTACTACAAGGTCAATATGCAGATGCCGAAGAGCCACACCGAACAATACGGGCTTGACAACAAGTTCTGGTACTGGTACCCGCTGTACGCGCTGGGGTCGTTCTCGACGCTGGCATATATCGTCGCGGCGATCTCGGGAGCGCTGCTGGGCTTTTACTACACGCCCGGTGCCGGCGCGAGCGAGTCCGCGTCGCTTGCGTACACCCAGATCGAGTTCATCATGATGGATCTGAACTTCGGGTACTTCCTGCGGAGCCTCCATCGCTGGTCCGCGCAGGTGATGGTCGCGGCCGTCTTCCTGCACATGCTGCGGGTGTACTTCACCGGGGCCTACAAGGAACCGCGCGAGCTGAACTGGCTGCTCGGCATCGTGTTGATCAGCCTGACGATGGTCTTCGGGTACACCGGCTACCTGCTGCCGTGGGACCAGCTGGCCTTCTGGGCCGGCCAGATCGGCGTCGAGATGAGCCTCTCGATCCCGCTGATCGGCGAGTGGGTCGCCCAGTTGCTGTTCGGCGGCTTCACGCCGAATCCGGCGACGCTCCAGCGGATGTACATCCTGCACGTGTTTTTCCTGCCGTTTATCGTGACGACACTGATCGCGATCCACATCGGCATCGTCTGGATGCAGGGCATCGCGGAACCGCACTGA
- a CDS encoding ubiquinol-cytochrome c reductase iron-sulfur subunit codes for MSADEDKYPGESGRRRFVKGVVGSAALGTVATGTAATVEMATSAAGAGGGITEYFAIENTDGPAPRGMPIIPVEIRNDNEIYGRWPEPETRTVQGKEVTVAETDVGGTTYSTTWFQYCGVQTYEGIQPDADQDNAFRSTGGTYDWQDDVDDGAVLTLDMFDDYEGWGNGIGQDGLGKPAVANWRSEGDVQTIPVQVMRSPEVSKMIAGEGEYSSLSGEARSFLEAATENDVMAWLNKCTHFCCVPGFKAFGGSARFGGENSVYCQCHQSIYDPFSPVRRTFTALPRADE; via the coding sequence GGCGAATCGGGACGACGGCGGTTCGTGAAGGGTGTCGTCGGCAGCGCCGCTCTCGGGACGGTGGCGACCGGGACCGCGGCGACCGTCGAGATGGCCACCTCTGCCGCCGGTGCCGGTGGCGGGATCACGGAGTATTTCGCCATCGAGAACACCGACGGGCCGGCCCCGCGCGGGATGCCGATCATCCCCGTCGAGATCAGAAACGACAACGAGATATACGGCCGCTGGCCCGAACCGGAGACCCGAACAGTCCAGGGGAAAGAGGTGACCGTCGCCGAGACGGACGTCGGCGGGACGACCTATAGCACCACCTGGTTCCAGTACTGTGGCGTCCAGACCTACGAGGGGATCCAGCCCGACGCCGACCAGGACAACGCGTTCCGCTCGACCGGTGGCACCTACGACTGGCAGGACGACGTCGACGACGGCGCGGTGCTGACGCTGGACATGTTCGACGATTACGAAGGGTGGGGCAACGGGATCGGACAGGACGGGCTCGGCAAGCCCGCAGTCGCCAACTGGCGGTCCGAGGGCGACGTACAGACGATCCCCGTACAGGTCATGCGCAGCCCCGAGGTGAGCAAGATGATCGCCGGTGAGGGCGAGTACAGCTCGCTGTCTGGCGAGGCGCGAAGCTTCCTGGAGGCGGCGACGGAAAACGACGTGATGGCGTGGCTCAACAAGTGCACGCACTTCTGCTGTGTGCCCGGGTTCAAAGCCTTCGGCGGCAGTGCCCGCTTCGGGGGTGAAAACTCCGTGTACTGTCAGTGTCACCAGTCGATCTACGACCCCTTCAGCCCGGTGAGGCGGACGTTCACCGCACTGCCGCGGGCGGACGAGTGA